ATGCAAATAAGGGGCTTTAATGTGGTTCACAGCGATTGGTAGGTACTTACCAAGGCCGTCATTTCCTCGTAGTACAAGATGCAAACGAAGAGTCTGCTTTCCGCTTTTCTATTGGCTGTTCGATCGGACTCAGCTTTTAGCCAATCAAACCACTTCGCTTCACCCCTCCCGGTAGCTCTTATAAATTACATCAAATTGGTTATCCTTGCCACATTCTTCTCTTTGAAAAAGAAGCTGTAACTGCATTTTTAGCCGTAATGTCAGGACGCGGAAAGCAGGGAGGCAAAGCTCGGGCCAAGGCCAAGTCGCGCTCGTCCCGCGCTGGCCTTCAGTTCCCCGTGGGGCGAGTGCACCGCCTGCTGCGCAAAGGCAACTACGCCGAGCGAGTGGGGGCTGGCGCGCCGGTGTACCTGGCGGCTGTGCTGGAGTACCTGACAGCGGAAATCCTGGAGCTGGCCGGCAACGCGGCCCGAGACAATAAGAAGACGCGCATCATCCCTCGCCATTTGCAACTAGCCGTGAGAAATGATGAAGAGCTCAACAAGTTACTCGGGGGTGTCACAATTGCCCAGGGCGGCGTCTTGCCCAATATCCAGGCAGTCTTGTTGCCCAAGAAAACGGAGAGTCACAAGCCTGGCAAGAATAAGTAATTAGGAGGCTTGACACCAACCCCACTCACCCCAAAGGCTCTTTTAAGAGCCACTAACGTGTCAAATGAAGGGCTGATCACGAAACAGCGCATTAGCTCTTTTTTTGAAAACTTGGGTGGCTCTAAAAAGAGCCTTTGGTCTTTGGTTCACTTTGTCTGGATTTATTTGCTTTTGGCTTTGTggctttcagttttctttggtAATAGAACGGCCTGGATGTTGGGCAAAACGCCACCCTGGGCGATGGTGACTTTGCCCAACAGCTTGTTCAGTTCCTCGTCGTTGCGGATGGCCAGCTGCAGGTGACGAGGGATGATGCGCGTCTTCTTGTTGTCTCGGGCCGCGTTGCCCGCCAGCTCCAGGATTTCCGCGGTCAGGTACTCGAGGACTGCCGCCATGTACACCGGCGCGCCGGCCCCCACCCGCTCGGCGTAGTTGCCTTTGCGTAGCAGACGGTGCACTCGCCCCACCGGGAACTGCAGACCTGCGCGGGACGAGCGCGACTTGGCCTTGGCGCGGGCCTTGCCTCCTTGCTTTCCGCGGCCAGACATAACTGAAAATAATGCTACAAGGCCTAGAGCTCAGATTCTCGCAACAAACAGGATTCAAAGATCAGCAACTGGAAAGCTTTTATAAGCTTTCCTAGGGGTGGGGTCAGGAACGAATTTTTCATTGGTCCTAAATTGGCTCCAGAAGTGGCCAATAAGGTCAAGAGTCGGTGTTGTTACGTAGCTATTACTGATAACGCAAGGTCTCTACATGGCCCAATGGAAACGTAAGACTTTTGGAGCCTTGATTTGCATACGGTGGTTATAAAAGGATCAGGCCCGCCCATTCTCATGCTACTTTTCCTTGCTAACGGGTGTTGTATTCTACGATGCCTGAGCCGGCAAAATCCGCTCCCGCGCCCAAGAAGGGCTCGAAGAAAGCTGTCACCAAAGCTCAGAAAAAGGACGGCAAAAAGCGCAAGCGCAGTCGCAAGGAGAGCTATTCCATCTACGTGTACAAAGTGCTGAAACAGGTGCACCCGGATACCGGCATCTCGTCCAAGGCCATGGGCATCATGAACTCGTTCGTCAACGACATCTTCGAGCGCATCGCGGGCGAAGCGTCGCGCCTGGCGCATTACAACAAGCGCTCGACCATCACCTCCCGGGAGATCCAGACGGCCGTGCGCCTGCTGCTGCCCGGCGAGCTGGCCAAGCACGCCGTGTCCGAGGGCACCAAGGCGGTCACCAAGTACACCAGCTCCAAGTGAGTCCCTGCCGGGACGCGGCGCTCGCAAAAGTCGCCGGGCCGCTTGACTTTCCAAAGGCTCTTTTCAGAGCCACCCACCTTATCACCAGAGAAGAGCTTTGTTCACTTGTTTTCCCTCAGTCTCTTCTCACAAAGTAAGTTGCAGTAGTTGGATGAAAGTAATGGAAAATGGCACACGTAGCTTTTTAGGCCCTTATGACTTGAGGTTCTTGGCGCGTGACTGGCATTGCTTTTGAATCTAGGCCGAGTCTTAACCCCTCACTGTGCTGCTTCGTTTTCTTATGAGTCAGTTCTAAATTAGGATTCTGAGACTGCTCCTTCCCACTCTCTGCTTGTAGACTGTTGTGTCCTGGTGGCTCTGTTAGGTACGTTTCATCGGTGTTCTAAAACGAAGTGAGTGATTTCGGCCATCCTCATTTAAGAAAGGACCCCAGGATGTAAGTTAGCCCGAGTCCTGCGAACACTGCATCACAGCCCTGAAGAATTCTCCCGAGAGTTTGGCAGCTGCTTGGGTGCCCAGTCACCAGTTACGCCCTACGACGTGACCTCCTGTGGATACCAGTAGTTCGGGGTATTTAGGACGGAACCCGCGCTGCCTGGTCTCAGCCTTTCCCTGATTGGACGACATGAATATTCAAAATCTCGCGCCGCTCCAGAATTCATAGATTCTGGTTTCCACCGCTCACTTTGGTGCTTTGAAATCCCTGTTATTTTTTGGTTGGTGGATcatttttgcatttaattctcTTATCTTGGAATGTTTCGGCCTCAAGTAACTGTAAGGCACAAGTCATTTTAGTCTGGGCTCAAACGTCACCTCTCAGAAACCTTCCCAAGTCATCCACTCAGGAGTTTGCGCCTCTTCCTGCCTGTCCTGGGCCCTcactctattttatcttcctcctAGCAGCGGTCTGAAATTGTCTTGTTCGTTTATATTCTTGTTTACGGTCTTTCTCCTCAAGCCCTTAACAGAAACTTTGCTGGTCTGGTTTTCCTCTATATCGTCAGTGCCAACCAGTACTGGGCACACAGTGAACACTTCAGTACttattgagttaatatttgtttaattaatttttctgtccCACTCCTTTTTTAATCGCTTCCGTGGATGGATGGGTGCGGTTCTTTTTCATTAGATGTATGTGAAGACgtgatgaaaatggaaatgtttttgGAGCTCCTCCCCCAAGTCTGTCCGTGGTCACCTCAGGGCAACAGCTGGGAGGAGGACTtcgttaagatttttttttttttttttttttttttttgctttaaggGGGAGGTGGCAGTTTTGTCCCTCCTTTATACTTCTCAGTTTGGCCTAATCTCTTGGATTTTCATTAAATTCAAAACATTGGTCACTGGaaatccttttcctttctctatttaTGACATCCTTCCATCCCGATCCTTTGTTCCTCACGGAGATGAGCTTTTAATTTATGTTCACCATCTCATTTGCTTTTCAGGAGACCCTATACAATAGACAAGATTAATATCCCTTTAAAAACGAGATTGAGAGAAGCGAAGTGATTGGTCCACTGGTCATGCAGCTAATCTTGTCCACCTTTGTATCCTCAGATGCGAGGACAattgtattttagttttacttCATGTAATTACAGAATGTTGAATCTTTCTGTCCAAGCCTTGATTTTTCTGATAAAGACACTGATGGTCTGATGAGTTATTCAACTCTGCTTTTGGATAAGGGATCCTGGAGTTAACTGCAGGGGTTTCATGAATCCAAATGGGCTCCAGACATTATCAGAGACTGAATAAATCGTATGTTTCTTACATGTGTGTTTTCAGATGTGTGTAGATGCTATTGTTATTAATAAAGTTACCAGTTAATTTAAAAGCTTGGCTGGATTATTGTATCTGCAATATAGTTTTTAACTAAATGAAATGAACAGATACAACCACTACTGGGTCTGTGGAAAAGCTGAGTGCCTCTGACTTGGAAGATGAATATTTATAAACCATCAGCCAAACTTACTTCTACTCCAGAAGTGCACGGGGGCTGAAATAGCCTGTTATGAGGACACTGTTAATGCTCAGTAATTGGAAAATACATGaccacaaaaccaaacaaaaatcacCACAAACAAGAAGCACTATAAACAAGATAGAAGAAATAAAGTCCTTAAGAAAGTTTATAACACCTGCAGAGTACTCACTGTATGCCAGATGACGTTCTAGGTCCTTTACACAtaatgactcatttaatcctcacaagaaccttATGAAATAGTTACCATTATtatgtcccattttacagatgaggaaactgaggcacagaaaggcgGCTTCTCGGAAACTCTCCAGAGAATAAACTCTTGGTTCAATGTTTAACGGACCTGAGAAAGTAAGATCCCTCTCCGAAAACCtggatttggggggaaatatttatgctttaaaattaaaatataaagaaatactgcctgcttttttttttagcatgcaCCTTGGATATAAGTCTATGGTGGTGGCTGAAAGTCTTGGGTGGGGTGCTCTCATTCCCCATTCCAGAAACCATAGTTCAGCTCAGTTTTATTTGTCCCCATAGTTGTAGGGCTCACCAGCTGAAATACTTTTACTAACGTGAGAGAGCTTTGGTTACTGACCGTGGGCTCCTCCACTGTTTACTGGGAAGTTACAGAGTGAGAAAGGGGAAGGAGGTGTTAGAGTTTGGTATTTTAACTCTGGAGGGGAGGTGATTAATGATGGTGAGGTTTATCCTCCTAAAGAACCTCTTTGATCTTTCTCCTTCTCAAACATCTGTATACATTTGCTTAAGTTGGAGTTAATAACAATACttgttataataataattgctTCTACTTCTTGAGCACATAAATATTTACCTTGTCCTCTGCTAAGTGGTTGACAAGCattgcctcatttaatcttcacagccaCCACTTAAGATGGGtttcatccttattttataggtaaaggagattgaatttcagaaaagttaaataacttgtccaggaTTGTTTAGGAAGTAAATGGTGGAACTACAACCCAATGCACACTTTTAAAAAGCTTGATATTCAAGGCCCTCCATAAtctgcctcttccttcttccacagCTCTATCTCCTACTGCTATACAGGATTTCTGCTCTAGTTAACATGGTCTAGTCACCTTCCCCTAAACCCGTTTGCTCTTTCTCAGGGCTAGACTGGACTGCCCCTTCTTTCTGGCCTGACCAGAGCTTTCTTTCAAGCCAAGGCCATAATCTTCCACCTCAAATGACACCTCTCAACTAATTTCTCTACCACCCTCATCTCTTctttgaacaaacaaacaaaaacaaaaaaaactttactgaagtataattggcaTACAATAAACTGTACATGTTTAAAGTATACTTTAAGtttgacatacatatatacctatgagAACATgagtacaataaaaataatggacATATCcaaccacccccccaaaaaagggtTCCCTAGTGCCCCTTTATAATTCTTCCCCCCTGCTCCCTTCACCAATGTCCTCCTTTGGCCCCATCCTTGCCCTCAAGCAACCACTGGTTTGCTTTTATGTCATTATAGATAGTTTGTATCATACAATGTATcatttgtatctggcttctttcactcagcaaaattGTTTTGAGATTCGTATATATTTCggtgcatgtatcagtagttcattcctttttattgctgagtagtataccATTGTATAGCCGCAACTGGTAATTCAGTTACTTGTTGATCGATAGTTGTGTTGTTCCCAGTCCttcctccagttttttttttctttttttttggctgcgcccaCATGGCATGagagattttagttccccgaccagggattgaacccacaccccctgcagtggaagcgtggagtcttaaccactggaccgccagggaagtccccttcctccACTTTTTAATGCACTCCAACTTTGTGTCGTGTTGGTTCCACAGATGAGCACAATAAACTTTCTGCCTTCAATGGGGAAGGAACTCAGATGGTGGATGAGCCATATACACAGATACTTATTCAAGTGGGAGAAAGTATTAGGGTTTCACTTTTGTTCTCCGAAGCTCAGAacgtctctaatccattttatgTCCTATGGCCAGAGTAGTCGTCTAAAGCACAGACGGTGGCCTACCTCTCTGACTCAGTTTGGccttcaaaagaaaaacatgagagtaaaaaatgtaaaactatcaGCAGTTCTTATACCATATTTGGTCTCACAGCATGGTCTGGGGAACTCCGCTCCTTTAAAAGGGAGGCTAACATAGCTCACAATATGGCTaatcagtggttgtggcacaggGAGGAAGCCTGAGGGGCAGCTCTGTTCAGGTTTCAGACACTGACCCTTAACTGGAAGACCGTCCCTGTGGCTCGGGAGACTAGGTTTAATCATTCATTTAATATGGGTGATTGAAAATCTGTATCtgctaatttaataaataattattaagtatctattaatattattaagttCTGTAAGAAAGGCTCTCTAGGACCACTCTGACTCCTGAGCATTGTTAGGTATGATATAATTAagtcattctttcattcagtgaTTTATTGAGTATCTGTTAGATAGCAGGCAATCTGGTTTAAGGTTAAACAGAACAGAATGGCTTCTGCCTTCCTGGACTTTTAGTGGCAAGAAGGGAAGATAGATATTATACAAGTGACTATAATAAAATGTGACATGTGTTAAGTTGGGAGAAGTACAGATACAGAGAGTGTAATGGAGGGAGGCCTAACTTAACACTGATGGGGCTAAGGAAGGCGTCTCTGAAGAAGGACTTGAAGGAGAGTGAAAGACAGCAAGCTCAGGGAGGTAGGAGGAACTGCAAGAAATTTAGTATGGGTAGTATTTAGAGGGTGAGGAGGTAGGCAGGTAGAGCCAGACCTTGAGGGATTGGCCCAGACATATGGAAACGGACTTTAAAGAACCCGATTAGCTTCTGGGCCAGCGTGACTGTGGAAACATCTGTACCCATTCAAGCAACCTCTACTGCGGATGACACCTTGACCCTCGAAAGAGTGTCCAttcatttcagtggcttccctTAATGTGGAAATGGCTTCATCAGGCCATCCAGGCTGATGCCAGCCACCATCATGCTCTGAGGGGACCATGAGGTTCTGAGGGGGACTGTGAGATTCATAATTGGCCAAATGCAAAGGTTTGCCAATACCCAGAGCTGGTTGGGCTAGAGAAATGAGGTATTCTCATACACTAGTAGTGAGAGAAGAATTTGGTGCAAACTTTTTAGTGGGTAATTTCACAATAACTATCAAAATTCTCTTTTCATATatgaatacaaaacaaaaccccctaGAAAATCACTCTAAGATATTTGTGCAGGGATTGTAAatagcagcttttaaaaaaagcatatttttaattcttgataattgagaaattaaaacatatacacaaacagATGCCAATGTACCCCTTATCcaacttcaacaattatcaactcaaACCAGTTATCAACTCAAGGCCATCTATCCTGTGTCATTTTGAAGCAGATCCCAGGCACCATATTATTTAATCCATAAAAATTTCCTTATGtgtctctaaaagataaggaccaTAGTACCAAATCATGtctaaaataattaacaatagtTCCTTAATTTATCAAATATCCAGTTAGtgctcaaatttttaattttaatctccCTATCTAATCTAATCTATatgttttaaaagtactttatctGAATCTGAAGCCAAATAAATCTACACATAGTGGTTGGTTGATGCCTTTTAACTCTAATGTATGTTTCCCATCCATCTCttt
The sequence above is drawn from the Tursiops truncatus isolate mTurTru1 chromosome 1, mTurTru1.mat.Y, whole genome shotgun sequence genome and encodes:
- the H2AC21 gene encoding histone H2A type 2-B, which codes for MSGRGKQGGKARAKAKSRSSRAGLQFPVGRVHRLLRKGNYAERVGAGAPVYLAAVLEYLTAEILELAGNAARDNKKTRIIPRHLQLAVRNDEELNKLLGGVTIAQGGVLPNIQAVLLPKKTESHKPGKNK
- the H2BC21 gene encoding histone H2B type 2-E; the protein is MPEPAKSAPAPKKGSKKAVTKAQKKDGKKRKRSRKESYSIYVYKVLKQVHPDTGISSKAMGIMNSFVNDIFERIAGEASRLAHYNKRSTITSREIQTAVRLLLPGELAKHAVSEGTKAVTKYTSSK
- the LOC101320618 gene encoding histone H2A type 2-C produces the protein MSGRGKQGGKARAKAKSRSSRAGLQFPVGRVHRLLRKGNYAERVGAGAPVYMAAVLEYLTAEILELAGNAARDNKKTRIIPRHLQLAIRNDEELNKLLGKVTIAQGGVLPNIQAVLLPKKTESHKAKSK